In the Malus domestica chromosome 16, GDT2T_hap1 genome, one interval contains:
- the LOC103427655 gene encoding protein RGF1 INDUCIBLE TRANSCRIPTION FACTOR 1-like has product MGAGGPDEEDNRWPPWLKPLLKENFFVQCKLHADSHKSECNMYCLDCVNSPLCSLCLSNHKDHRAIQIRRSSYHDVIRVNEIQKHLDISGVQTYIINSARVVFLNERPQPRPGKGVTNTCEVCERSLLDSFRFCSLGCKIVGTSSSNPQKKKNKYSKAMAGSDSDDSYSSSSHGIARFKSNSHHGNNKVQSFTPSTPPPTSANYRAAKRRKGIPHRAPMGGLIIEY; this is encoded by the exons ATG GGTGCTGGAGGTCCTGACGAGGAGGACAACAGGTGGCCGCCATGGCTGAAGCCTCTACTGAAAGAGAACTTCTTTGTTCAATGCAAGCTCCATGCCGATTCCCACAAGTCTGAATGCAATATGTACTGCTTGGATTGCGTGAACAGCCCTCTCTGCTCTCTCTGCCTCTCTAACCACAAGGACCACCGTGCTATTCAG ATAAGGAGGTCGTCTTATCATGATGTGATAAGGGTTAACGAAATTCAGAAGCATCTGGACATCAGTGGAGTCCAAACCTACATTATCAACAGCGCCAGAGTTGTGTTTCTGAACGAGAGGCCTCAGCCTAGGCCCGGCAAAGGAGTCACAAATACCTGTGAAGTCTGTGAACGCAGCCTCCTCGATTCCTTCAGattttgctctcttggttgCAAG ATTGTGGGGACGTCATCCAGTAatccccagaagaagaagaacaagtacTCCAAGGCAATGGCGGGTTCCGATTCAGATGACTCGTACAGCAGCAGCAGCCACGGAATTGCAAGGTTCAAAAGCAATAGCCACCACGGCAACAACAAAGTTCAGAGCTTCACTCCATCAACGCCGCCCCCAACTTCTGCTAATTACAGAGCGGCCAAGAGACGGAAGGGCATTCCCCACAGAGCCCCCATGGGTGGACTAATCATAGAATACTGA